One Desulfitibacter alkalitolerans DSM 16504 genomic window carries:
- a CDS encoding HAD-IB family hydrolase, giving the protein MRLAIFDFDGTLFPFETFPFLYSQWKKQKQSKIRYYKGFASFMPIYLLYKAKLVSSEKMRRKAVFELASLFNGMDMKQIETFFDEAYKDMKDRIDTNMVKEIKKCQDEGFHLVLVSGALKPILDRVAHEYKFNEVIGTELTMKGNRAYFHKNFKYIQGEEKAIAVVKKYKHHEIDWRHCRAYADSFSDLAIMELVGEPVAVRPDKDLLDVARDRKWKIIDSPSI; this is encoded by the coding sequence ATGAGGTTAGCTATTTTTGATTTTGATGGTACACTATTTCCCTTTGAAACCTTTCCCTTTCTTTATTCCCAGTGGAAAAAGCAAAAGCAATCTAAAATTAGATATTACAAGGGATTTGCCTCATTCATGCCAATCTACCTATTATATAAAGCAAAGTTGGTTTCATCAGAAAAAATGAGAAGAAAGGCAGTCTTTGAATTAGCCAGTCTTTTTAATGGAATGGACATGAAACAGATAGAAACATTTTTTGACGAGGCCTATAAGGACATGAAAGACCGTATAGACACTAATATGGTAAAGGAAATTAAAAAGTGTCAGGATGAGGGATTTCACCTTGTCCTGGTGTCAGGAGCACTAAAGCCCATACTGGACAGGGTGGCCCACGAGTATAAATTTAATGAGGTCATTGGGACAGAACTCACCATGAAGGGAAATAGAGCCTATTTCCATAAAAATTTCAAGTACATACAGGGAGAAGAAAAAGCTATTGCAGTAGTAAAAAAATACAAGCATCATGAAATTGACTGGAGGCACTGCAGGGCCTATGCAGACAGTTTCTCAGATCTAGCAATCATGGAATTAGTGGGTGAACCTGTTGCAGTTAGACCAGACAAGGACCTGCTGGATGTGGCCAGGGATAGAAAATGGAAGATAATTGACAGTCCTTCAATATGA
- a CDS encoding DNA recombination protein RmuC, with protein sequence MELIIIALLAVLILLLIYFIVKKGNENTRTLDLIVRNHLEGFRHEIEESMLSSKKEMTDARADLNRQAADTLKFLVQMQSTMERVISQQEEANRLGQSLKDVLTMPKLRGNYGEVILEDLLEKMLPMGMWQRQYTISPGCVVDAMIKYKDMLVPIDAKFPRDNYLKYLESEAKQDKEYYWKLFERDLLNQIKETARYIQTEHGTGDFALMFIPSEAIYYETIADKNFYGQPSRISEALEKHKVIAVSPRNFYAFLQIVLTSMRNLEVLNHAREVQNKLARLQKKYAHFYNNYEKIGYELNKAFEAYKTGDRHISIYKRELDEIISIGHMESESKNNTIEGEKI encoded by the coding sequence ATGGAGTTAATAATAATTGCCCTGCTAGCTGTTCTTATACTGCTCCTTATCTATTTTATTGTAAAAAAGGGAAATGAAAATACCAGAACCCTGGACCTGATTGTTAGAAATCACCTGGAAGGCTTTCGCCATGAAATTGAAGAATCAATGCTTTCTTCAAAAAAAGAAATGACTGATGCACGTGCAGATTTAAATAGACAAGCTGCAGATACCTTGAAATTTTTAGTTCAAATGCAGTCTACCATGGAGAGGGTTATTTCCCAGCAGGAGGAGGCCAACAGGCTTGGACAGTCCTTAAAGGATGTCCTGACAATGCCAAAGCTAAGGGGAAATTATGGAGAGGTCATACTTGAGGATTTGCTGGAAAAAATGCTTCCAATGGGCATGTGGCAGCGGCAGTATACAATATCCCCTGGATGTGTGGTAGACGCCATGATCAAATATAAAGACATGCTGGTACCGATAGACGCCAAATTTCCCAGGGATAACTATCTAAAATACCTTGAAAGTGAGGCAAAGCAGGACAAGGAGTATTATTGGAAATTATTTGAGAGAGATTTGCTCAATCAAATAAAAGAAACAGCCAGATATATTCAAACTGAGCATGGGACAGGGGATTTTGCCTTGATGTTTATTCCATCAGAAGCCATATACTATGAAACCATAGCAGACAAGAATTTCTATGGGCAGCCTTCCAGGATTTCTGAAGCTTTAGAAAAACATAAGGTTATTGCCGTAAGTCCAAGAAATTTTTATGCTTTTTTGCAAATTGTTTTAACCAGCATGAGAAACCTGGAAGTTTTAAATCATGCCAGGGAAGTGCAGAATAAGCTGGCTAGATTACAAAAGAAATATGCACATTTTTATAACAATTATGAGAAAATAGGCTACGAATTAAACAAGGCCTTTGAGGCCTATAAAACAGGAGACAGACATATCAGCATCTATAAAAGGGAGCTGGATGAGATAATATCCATTGGGCACATGGAAAGCGAGAGCAAAAATAATACTATTGAAGGAGAGAAGATATGA
- a CDS encoding L-lactate dehydrogenase, with protein sequence MYITKSKISIIGTGMVGSSIAYALMISGLTSRLVLVDIDEKRAQGEAMDLSHSASFIKPIKITAGDYADCKGSQIVIIAAGANQKPGETRLELTNRNVEVLNSIIKPLSKHCPDSIVLLVSNPVDILTYVTHKSGYFKNGRVIGSGTVLDTSRFRYLIGQHCQVDPRSVHAYVLGEHGDSEVLTWSSASIGGMKLLDFCRLAPGANENWKKDIDYKVRKAAYEIITRKGSTYYAIGMATKRIVEAILRNEKSVLTVSAMINNAYGISDVCLSLPTIVGSRGIIRTFEPKLSTEEITELQRSADTLKKYLKNL encoded by the coding sequence TTGTATATTACAAAATCCAAGATTTCCATAATAGGAACGGGGATGGTGGGCTCTTCCATAGCCTATGCCTTGATGATAAGTGGATTAACCTCCCGGCTTGTTCTTGTGGATATAGACGAAAAAAGGGCACAAGGGGAGGCCATGGATTTAAGTCATAGCGCTTCCTTTATCAAGCCAATCAAGATAACTGCAGGAGACTATGCAGATTGCAAGGGATCACAAATTGTCATAATTGCCGCCGGAGCTAATCAAAAACCTGGTGAAACCCGCCTTGAACTCACTAACAGAAATGTTGAAGTTTTAAATAGTATTATTAAGCCTTTATCCAAGCACTGCCCTGACAGTATTGTTCTCCTTGTCTCCAATCCTGTAGACATTTTGACCTATGTTACCCATAAATCAGGTTACTTTAAAAATGGAAGGGTTATTGGCTCAGGCACTGTTCTGGATACATCCCGGTTTAGATATTTAATTGGGCAGCATTGTCAGGTTGATCCCAGAAGTGTTCATGCATATGTTCTAGGAGAGCATGGTGATTCAGAGGTTTTAACATGGTCATCGGCAAGTATTGGGGGTATGAAGCTTTTAGATTTTTGCAGATTAGCCCCTGGAGCTAATGAAAACTGGAAAAAGGACATTGATTATAAAGTGCGCAAGGCTGCTTATGAAATAATAACAAGAAAGGGCTCCACCTATTATGCAATTGGCATGGCGACCAAGCGTATTGTAGAAGCAATTCTTAGAAATGAAAAATCTGTGCTGACAGTATCTGCAATGATAAATAATGCCTATGGGATAAGTGACGTATGCTTGAGCCTGCCAACAATAGTAGGCAGCAGGGGTATTATAAGAACCTTTGAACCAAAGCTGAGCACAGAAGAAATAACTGAATTACAAAGATCTGCAGATACTCTTAAAAAATACTTAAAAAACCTATA